One genomic segment of [Phormidium] sp. ETS-05 includes these proteins:
- a CDS encoding alpha-ketoglutarate-dependent dioxygenase AlkB translates to MPNINPLGQKLDLPNAEVIFYTRLFQPPESTLLLDDLLKQTEWKHEPIKLFGKSVLQPRLTADYGTKAYTYAGVTMQPLSWNKPLWQIKDKIEPLVNTQFNGVLLNLYRDGQDYIGWHSDDEKDLAKGSVIGSLSLGETRRFIFRRRDNHQNKVELTLNDGDFLVMGGDTQKFWQHHVPKSAKSTQPRINLTFRVIK, encoded by the coding sequence ATGCCTAACATAAATCCCCTTGGCCAAAAATTAGATCTGCCAAATGCCGAGGTTATTTTCTATACCCGCCTATTCCAACCGCCAGAAAGCACCCTACTCTTGGATGATTTATTAAAGCAAACTGAATGGAAACATGAACCAATTAAACTTTTTGGTAAATCAGTGCTTCAGCCTCGGTTAACCGCTGATTATGGCACTAAGGCTTATACCTATGCTGGTGTTACCATGCAGCCGTTATCCTGGAATAAACCGTTATGGCAAATTAAAGACAAAATCGAGCCTTTAGTTAACACTCAGTTTAATGGCGTTCTGCTGAATTTATATCGGGATGGTCAAGATTATATCGGTTGGCATAGTGATGATGAAAAGGACTTAGCCAAAGGTTCGGTAATTGGTTCTCTGAGTTTGGGGGAAACTAGGCGTTTTATTTTTAGACGCCGGGATAATCATCAAAACAAAGTTGAACTGACTTTAAATGATGGTGATTTTCTGGTGATGGGGGGTGACACCCAGAAGTTTTGGCAACATCACGTTCCTAAAAGTGCTAAATCTACTCAGCCCCGAATTAATCTAACTTTCCGGGTGATTAAATAA
- a CDS encoding CopG family antitoxin: MDGESCSQIKSIEDLANFWDNQDLPAFKLPVSKVKEKFFERHALVQIHLPKQDLEIVKKLAKSQGIDYTDLIRDWVLEKVRTA; this comes from the coding sequence ATGGATGGTGAAAGTTGTTCTCAAATTAAGTCGATTGAAGATTTAGCTAACTTCTGGGACAATCAAGATTTACCAGCATTTAAATTACCTGTTTCAAAAGTCAAAGAAAAGTTTTTTGAGCGCCATGCTTTAGTCCAAATTCACTTGCCGAAACAAGATTTAGAAATAGTTAAAAAACTGGCCAAATCACAAGGCATCGATTACACTGATTTAATTCGAGATTGGGTTTTGGAGAAGGTGCGGACTGCGTGA
- the bchM gene encoding magnesium protoporphyrin IX methyltransferase, translating to MNAADDKTVVREYFNATGFDRWRRIYGEGEVNKVQLDIRQGHQRTIDTVIGWLKADGNLRGLSVCDAGCGVGSLSIPLAEAGAIVYGSDISEKMVQEAYQKSGPIFSKINNITFVAQDLESLSGRYHTVICLDVLIHYPQDKAAEMIAHLCGLAESRLILSFAPKTVALTVLKKIGELFPGPSKTTRAYQHREADIIQMIESNGFTIKRQAMTSTRFYYSRLLEATRR from the coding sequence ATGAACGCAGCAGACGACAAAACCGTAGTCAGGGAGTATTTTAATGCCACAGGGTTCGATCGCTGGCGGCGGATCTACGGCGAAGGCGAAGTAAACAAAGTCCAGCTAGACATCCGTCAGGGACACCAGCGGACGATCGATACCGTCATTGGGTGGCTGAAAGCAGATGGCAACTTACGAGGTTTGTCAGTTTGCGATGCCGGTTGCGGCGTCGGCAGTTTGAGCATTCCCCTCGCCGAAGCAGGCGCCATAGTTTACGGCAGCGACATCTCAGAGAAAATGGTACAAGAAGCATACCAAAAATCTGGGCCAATTTTCAGCAAAATCAACAACATCACCTTTGTCGCCCAAGACTTAGAATCCCTCTCAGGGCGCTACCACACCGTGATTTGCCTAGATGTGCTGATTCACTATCCCCAAGACAAGGCTGCAGAAATGATTGCCCACCTATGTGGGCTCGCCGAGTCCCGCCTAATTCTCAGTTTCGCGCCCAAAACCGTAGCCCTAACAGTTCTCAAAAAAATCGGCGAACTATTCCCCGGACCGAGCAAAACCACCCGCGCCTACCAACACCGGGAAGCCGATATTATCCAAATGATAGAAAGCAACGGCTTTACCATCAAACGCCAAGCCATGACTAGCACCCGCTTCTATTACTCCCGCCTGCTAGAAGCAACTCGCCGATAG
- a CDS encoding DUF423 domain-containing protein, whose protein sequence is MTAMILGMVPTAAPFLSIAAVMGGLGVAGGAFAAHALKSQLSEKSLDIFETGVRYQMYHALALLLVALLLTRAETPATALVVSGWSFIVGVLIFSGSLYALSFTEIKWLGAITPLGGVAFLIGWICLATAAWSFK, encoded by the coding sequence ATGACCGCAATGATTTTGGGCATGGTGCCAACTGCTGCCCCATTCCTGAGCATCGCCGCCGTGATGGGAGGATTAGGTGTAGCCGGTGGCGCCTTCGCCGCCCACGCCCTCAAAAGCCAATTGAGCGAAAAATCCCTCGATATATTTGAAACCGGCGTCCGGTATCAAATGTATCACGCTCTGGCGCTGCTGCTAGTAGCCTTGTTGCTCACTCGCGCCGAGACACCCGCCACTGCTTTAGTAGTATCTGGTTGGTCATTTATCGTTGGGGTGCTGATTTTTTCAGGCAGCTTGTATGCCTTGAGTTTCACCGAAATCAAATGGTTAGGAGCCATTACACCCTTGGGAGGAGTAGCTTTTCTCATCGGCTGGATTTGTTTAGCTACGGCAGCTTGGAGTTTTAAATAA
- a CDS encoding TIGR02921 family PEP-CTERM protein, producing MKPIIYRLLEAIFWLWNIAFLSTVYFGIMPYVGIPLIQATFEGLIPPEFFLTLMGLLAVPTFTVILAAKRFTKYPVQLSRLFYGVEAPLFMLCLLRLFVLRELTPATTLIIGIGFLCIATFGVNLVWGFAGEKQRLAVVQLLCHSLMMVVGLYGGMVLLFYAIPAATVFLKGFFSFEWLWSLWQMFTDSPALLFSWLPVFLLLMVLSGTIFLMMPVAVAGLYVQAGDRVWHQFAEMYGRQKTWIASLATVTASLLIFIASQQQPQINAFQLLANPSQTDTARQELLAKSDAIRDGLVNAYLYPYRYLNNWQDIKHIRQIYRKTFDISPETAQIVQNTYNQLMSPFLYQGESTDIDKAEKLYADFFDQPLQKAESAAIQKALKSTFNQDEVKAGLIDVNQQKVRLTQQNITIEDKGDWADIELYEVYENQTTEPLEIFYSFSLPESAVITGMWLGESENRAQRFPFQISPRGAAQQVYNDQVRRERPIDPALLEQVGPRHYRLRVFPIPPRQTVTRGAAQPKQHLWLTYKVMRQEKGWPLPDLGEKRNVYWTNKTTIVYNGKTVKRPDKDAWWPEYVPAAGVANPTLHRVDLPGGYRITAKPLAAPNYSLPRDRRFAVVLDTSRSMSANRPELQEEFKWLQDIFAQKNDVDLYLTAVGEKKPQRFDKIRQFDAAKVLFYGKLTYDEMLKQFDQLRGNTAYDGILLITDEGSYELSANKPKLPEITEPLWMVHLGGMPKAYDDATLKLIQDSRGGVAQAIPETLRRLATQADLGNTVVSVVDGYAWFLEDGNLDELPSELGDKSGFAPLAARQLILGLTGYLNPNDLGNLDWVHTIAKRFEIVSPYSSAIVLVNDQQKQALKAAELRADRFDREVETGTEELSNPLNTATANVPEPEMWLSGIIGVTCLLILKRRRRVKI from the coding sequence ATGAAGCCTATCATATATCGCCTATTAGAAGCAATTTTCTGGCTATGGAATATTGCTTTTTTGAGTACCGTATATTTCGGGATAATGCCCTATGTGGGAATCCCCCTAATCCAAGCCACATTTGAGGGATTGATTCCCCCGGAATTTTTTCTCACCCTCATGGGTTTGCTGGCGGTGCCCACTTTCACAGTAATTTTAGCAGCTAAGCGGTTTACAAAATATCCTGTGCAGCTATCACGCCTATTTTATGGGGTAGAGGCACCGCTATTTATGCTCTGTTTGCTGCGGCTGTTCGTGCTGCGAGAACTGACCCCAGCTACCACCCTAATTATCGGTATTGGATTCCTATGTATCGCCACTTTCGGAGTAAATCTCGTGTGGGGTTTTGCGGGAGAAAAGCAGCGGTTAGCGGTGGTACAGTTACTCTGTCACAGCTTGATGATGGTGGTGGGTTTATACGGCGGGATGGTATTGTTATTTTATGCTATACCGGCGGCCACCGTTTTTTTGAAAGGATTTTTTAGTTTTGAGTGGCTGTGGTCATTGTGGCAGATGTTTACCGACTCTCCCGCGTTGCTATTCTCTTGGCTGCCTGTCTTTTTGCTGTTGATGGTTTTGAGTGGTACGATATTTTTGATGATGCCAGTGGCAGTGGCGGGGTTGTACGTGCAGGCGGGCGATCGGGTGTGGCACCAATTCGCCGAAATGTACGGACGCCAAAAAACCTGGATTGCCTCCCTCGCCACCGTCACCGCCAGTCTGTTAATCTTCATCGCCAGCCAACAACAACCCCAAATCAACGCCTTTCAACTCCTAGCCAATCCCTCCCAAACCGACACCGCACGCCAGGAACTCCTCGCCAAATCCGACGCCATTAGAGACGGATTAGTAAATGCCTACTTATACCCCTATCGCTACCTGAATAACTGGCAAGATATCAAACATATCCGCCAAATTTATCGCAAAACCTTTGACATCAGCCCAGAGACAGCCCAAATAGTTCAAAACACCTACAATCAACTGATGTCCCCATTTTTATATCAGGGGGAAAGCACCGATATAGACAAAGCCGAAAAACTCTACGCCGATTTTTTTGACCAACCCCTGCAAAAAGCCGAAAGCGCCGCCATTCAAAAAGCGCTGAAATCCACATTTAACCAGGATGAGGTCAAAGCCGGATTAATCGATGTCAACCAGCAGAAAGTGCGGCTAACCCAGCAAAACATCACCATAGAAGATAAGGGAGATTGGGCAGATATCGAACTTTACGAAGTTTACGAAAACCAAACCACCGAACCCCTAGAGATATTTTACTCCTTTTCCCTGCCCGAAAGCGCCGTAATTACCGGAATGTGGCTGGGAGAAAGCGAAAACCGAGCCCAAAGATTTCCCTTTCAAATATCCCCTCGCGGTGCAGCGCAACAAGTATATAACGACCAAGTGCGCCGGGAGCGACCCATAGACCCCGCTTTATTAGAACAAGTCGGACCGCGCCACTATCGGTTAAGAGTATTTCCCATTCCCCCCCGCCAAACAGTAACCCGGGGAGCAGCGCAACCAAAACAACATTTGTGGCTGACCTACAAAGTGATGCGCCAAGAAAAAGGCTGGCCATTGCCAGACTTAGGGGAAAAACGCAATGTTTACTGGACAAATAAAACCACCATAGTTTATAATGGAAAGACAGTAAAACGCCCAGATAAAGATGCCTGGTGGCCAGAATACGTCCCAGCGGCGGGGGTAGCAAATCCTACATTACACCGGGTTGATTTACCAGGCGGATACCGCATTACGGCCAAACCTCTGGCAGCACCGAATTACTCTTTACCCCGCGATCGGCGATTTGCCGTAGTTCTCGATACTTCCCGGAGCATGAGTGCTAACCGCCCAGAACTGCAAGAAGAATTTAAGTGGTTGCAGGATATCTTTGCCCAGAAAAATGATGTAGATTTGTATCTCACCGCCGTGGGTGAGAAAAAACCCCAACGTTTTGACAAAATCCGTCAATTTGATGCGGCAAAAGTGCTATTTTATGGTAAGCTAACTTACGATGAGATGCTCAAGCAGTTTGACCAACTGCGCGGCAATACGGCTTACGATGGGATTTTACTGATTACCGATGAGGGTAGTTATGAATTGTCCGCCAATAAACCGAAACTCCCAGAGATAACCGAGCCGTTGTGGATGGTACATTTGGGAGGAATGCCCAAGGCTTATGATGACGCGACTTTGAAGCTAATTCAAGATAGCCGTGGGGGTGTGGCTCAGGCAATTCCCGAAACTCTGCGGCGGCTGGCGACTCAGGCTGATTTAGGCAATACTGTGGTCAGCGTTGTAGATGGATATGCTTGGTTTTTGGAGGATGGAAATTTAGATGAGTTGCCCTCGGAACTGGGGGATAAGAGCGGTTTTGCTCCTTTGGCAGCGCGGCAACTGATTTTGGGGTTAACTGGGTATCTCAACCCCAATGATTTGGGGAATTTGGACTGGGTGCATACGATTGCGAAACGCTTTGAAATTGTTTCGCCTTATTCCTCAGCGATCGTCCTGGTGAATGACCAGCAAAAGCAGGCACTAAAAGCCGCCGAATTGCGCGCAGACAGGTTCGACAGAGAGGTAGAAACCGGCACAGAAGAATTGAGCAACCCGCTCAATACTGCCACTGCCAACGTTCCCGAACCAGAAATGTGGTTGAGCGGTATTATCGGAGTTACCTGTTTACTCATCCTCAAACGCCGCCGCCGCGTTAAAATATAA
- a CDS encoding alr0857 family protein, which yields MLKLTYTETGFNLERLAQSLEQVVTRRALVAMRLGQSFLAEPTTASFLLPADLPEIYWLEEEMRRADGSLTVCVADAEYVEVSLRGVWLATNSQTADGVFVTVLHDRAEFYILKSWQASIAGPSLLKEAGE from the coding sequence ATGCTGAAGTTGACTTATACGGAAACCGGCTTTAATTTGGAGCGCTTGGCGCAGTCCCTCGAGCAGGTGGTGACGCGGCGAGCCTTGGTGGCGATGCGACTCGGCCAAAGTTTCCTCGCCGAACCGACTACGGCATCTTTTTTGCTGCCAGCGGATTTGCCGGAGATTTACTGGCTCGAAGAGGAAATGCGCCGCGCCGATGGTAGTTTAACTGTCTGCGTTGCGGATGCGGAGTATGTGGAAGTCAGCTTGCGCGGTGTGTGGCTGGCAACTAACTCCCAAACTGCTGATGGTGTATTCGTCACGGTGTTGCACGATCGGGCGGAGTTCTACATCCTCAAATCCTGGCAAGCCTCGATCGCTGGCCCGTCCCTCCTAAAAGAAGCCGGAGAATAA
- a CDS encoding HNH endonuclease, whose translation MTTVTEILGRSVVVFSQNYLPIGRIDMKRAVVLLVTGKAEPLELEEIGGVFSPVRSASQVLLVPEHIRLKITGTERIWKVPPVNRREVLRRDRHKCQYCGTTKNLTLDHVMPKSRGGTHTWDNVVAACSSCNCRKGDRTPLEAGMLLHSHPRAPIHPAVAFAEKFWRMKLGGMGSQARISC comes from the coding sequence GTGACCACCGTAACTGAGATATTGGGAAGGTCGGTAGTGGTGTTTTCTCAAAACTATTTGCCGATCGGTCGGATCGATATGAAGCGCGCTGTAGTGCTTTTGGTGACGGGTAAAGCCGAACCATTGGAGTTGGAGGAAATCGGTGGTGTGTTCTCTCCGGTGCGCTCCGCCAGCCAGGTGCTGCTGGTTCCCGAACATATCCGCTTGAAAATCACTGGTACGGAGCGGATCTGGAAGGTGCCGCCGGTGAACCGGCGAGAAGTGTTGCGGCGCGATCGTCATAAGTGCCAATACTGCGGCACTACGAAAAATTTAACGTTGGATCATGTGATGCCGAAATCCCGGGGCGGCACTCACACTTGGGATAATGTGGTCGCGGCTTGCAGCTCTTGCAATTGTCGCAAGGGCGATCGCACTCCCTTGGAAGCGGGGATGCTGTTGCACTCCCATCCTCGGGCTCCCATTCACCCCGCTGTCGCTTTTGCCGAAAAGTTCTGGCGGATGAAACTGGGTGGGATGGGGTCCCAAGCAAGAATATCTTGCTGA
- the folK gene encoding 2-amino-4-hydroxy-6-hydroxymethyldihydropteridine diphosphokinase, which produces MPSIAAIALGSNQGDSRSILEGALEILAKTEGITPYRHSSWYRTAPIGPPQPDYLNGCALMRVDIGPEQVMQTLLDIEQQYGRTRTQRWGPRTLDLDLLLYDNAIVHTPTLELPHPRMRDRAFVLVPLAEIAPEWIEPVSGQTIAALLQGLDCSGVEKYHI; this is translated from the coding sequence ATGCCGTCAATCGCAGCGATCGCCCTCGGGAGCAACCAGGGAGACTCCCGGTCAATCCTAGAAGGTGCCTTAGAAATCCTAGCCAAAACCGAAGGCATCACCCCCTACCGCCATTCCAGTTGGTATCGTACCGCCCCCATCGGTCCGCCCCAGCCCGACTATTTGAACGGTTGCGCCTTAATGCGTGTGGACATAGGCCCAGAGCAAGTGATGCAAACTTTGCTAGACATAGAACAGCAATATGGGCGCACCCGCACGCAACGCTGGGGGCCACGCACCCTAGACTTAGACCTACTTTTGTACGATAATGCGATCGTTCATACCCCCACCCTAGAACTGCCCCATCCCCGGATGCGCGATCGAGCCTTCGTCCTTGTACCCCTCGCCGAAATCGCCCCAGAATGGATCGAGCCAGTTTCTGGCCAGACGATCGCCGCCCTTTTGCAGGGGTTAGACTGTTCTGGGGTAGAGAAATATCACATTTAG
- a CDS encoding heavy-metal-associated domain-containing protein — protein sequence MTLQLQVSSMVCSGCGDTVTKAIKNLDANATVAVDLDSKTVSVESTASADALKQAIAATGHTIS from the coding sequence ATGACACTACAACTGCAAGTATCCTCAATGGTCTGTTCTGGCTGCGGCGATACTGTCACCAAAGCCATCAAAAACCTTGACGCCAATGCCACCGTAGCGGTAGATTTAGATTCTAAAACCGTCAGCGTCGAATCCACCGCATCCGCCGACGCTCTCAAACAGGCGATCGCTGCCACCGGTCACACCATCTCATAG
- a CDS encoding NUDIX hydrolase, protein MTFEHEPPQLIKHRLSYSGRKFGFDVNHLRLPNGSEGEWECIRHPGGALCVPVTADGKLILLRQYRFAVEGRILEFPAGTVEHDENPATTIEREIQEETGYRAHKWRQLGQFFLAPGYSDEIIYAFLAEDLEKLPAPPAQDADEDLQLVFMTPAELEQTILSGAPVDSKSISSFFLARPFLKS, encoded by the coding sequence ATGACTTTTGAACACGAACCCCCACAACTAATCAAACATCGCCTCTCCTACTCCGGGCGGAAATTCGGCTTTGATGTCAACCATCTGCGCCTCCCCAACGGTTCCGAAGGAGAATGGGAGTGCATCCGCCATCCCGGCGGCGCCCTCTGCGTCCCCGTCACCGCCGATGGTAAACTCATCCTATTGCGCCAATACCGCTTTGCCGTAGAAGGCAGGATTTTAGAATTCCCCGCCGGGACAGTAGAACACGACGAAAACCCCGCCACCACCATTGAGCGGGAAATCCAAGAAGAAACCGGCTATCGCGCCCACAAATGGCGCCAACTAGGGCAATTTTTTCTCGCTCCCGGCTATTCAGACGAAATTATCTACGCTTTCCTCGCCGAAGATTTAGAAAAATTACCCGCCCCACCCGCACAAGACGCAGACGAAGACCTGCAATTAGTCTTTATGACTCCCGCCGAATTAGAACAAACCATTTTATCTGGCGCCCCTGTTGACTCCAAATCAATTTCCAGCTTTTTCCTCGCCCGCCCCTTTTTGAAAAGCTAA
- a CDS encoding FAD-binding domain-containing protein — MAESLILFWHRRDLRVSDNLGLTAARKVTPKVVGLFCLDPQILQRDDIAPARMAYMLATLQELQQHYARLGSQLLILHQEPSQGIPALAKALGALAVYWNLDVEPYSQQRDAAVKTALKTLGVEVKTFWDQLLHPPGQVVTGGGKPYTVYTPFWKNWSRKPKAAPLPEIEPTISLTWPETETAKEVGVIPPPTAKDLGYIWDRPLAMPPGQKAAQAMLDEFCRLGIFEYEVRRNFPADTGGTSMLSAALKFGAVGIRSCWEAAERAWEQCRSDEERLGVRTWQQELAWREFYQNVMYHFPELADGPYRAQWKDFPWENNQIHFQAWCEGRTGYPMVDAAMRQLNDTGWMHNRCRMIVASFLTKDLMIDWRWGEKYFMQNLIDGDLSANNGGWQWSASSGMDPKPIRMFNPAAQAKKFDPEAEYIRRWLPELEGVDEEYLVTGKIPEAICAECGYPMPIVDHNKQQRRFKELYQRQKAKGLADSEFTLTDDE; from the coding sequence ATGGCTGAAAGTTTAATCCTTTTCTGGCACCGGCGCGATTTGCGCGTTTCCGACAACTTGGGACTGACAGCGGCCCGCAAAGTAACCCCCAAAGTGGTGGGATTGTTTTGCCTGGATCCGCAGATTTTGCAGCGGGATGACATAGCCCCGGCAAGAATGGCATATATGCTCGCTACCCTACAGGAATTACAGCAGCACTATGCCCGCCTAGGCAGTCAGCTACTCATACTACATCAGGAGCCCAGCCAGGGAATCCCGGCGCTGGCAAAAGCTCTGGGAGCCCTGGCAGTTTACTGGAATTTGGATGTAGAGCCCTATTCCCAACAGCGAGATGCAGCGGTCAAAACAGCCCTGAAAACTCTTGGTGTGGAAGTGAAGACATTTTGGGACCAACTGCTGCACCCACCAGGGCAGGTGGTTACTGGTGGCGGCAAGCCTTACACCGTTTACACTCCCTTCTGGAAAAACTGGAGCCGCAAGCCAAAGGCGGCCCCCCTCCCAGAAATAGAACCGACTATATCTTTAACTTGGCCAGAAACGGAAACAGCCAAGGAAGTGGGGGTGATTCCTCCACCCACAGCCAAGGATTTGGGATATATCTGGGATAGACCACTGGCGATGCCACCGGGACAGAAAGCGGCGCAAGCGATGCTCGACGAATTCTGCCGATTGGGGATTTTCGAGTATGAAGTACGGCGCAACTTCCCCGCCGATACTGGGGGGACATCAATGCTGAGTGCGGCGCTCAAATTTGGCGCCGTGGGCATTCGCTCCTGCTGGGAGGCGGCGGAAAGAGCGTGGGAGCAATGCCGCAGCGATGAGGAGCGGTTGGGAGTGCGCACTTGGCAGCAGGAATTGGCATGGCGGGAGTTTTACCAAAATGTGATGTATCATTTTCCCGAATTGGCAGATGGACCGTACCGCGCACAGTGGAAAGATTTCCCCTGGGAGAACAACCAAATACATTTTCAAGCCTGGTGTGAGGGACGCACGGGGTATCCGATGGTGGATGCAGCGATGCGTCAGCTCAACGATACCGGCTGGATGCACAACCGCTGTCGGATGATTGTGGCCAGTTTCCTGACTAAGGATTTGATGATTGACTGGCGCTGGGGGGAGAAATACTTTATGCAGAACTTGATTGATGGCGACTTATCCGCCAATAATGGGGGCTGGCAGTGGAGTGCTTCTTCTGGGATGGACCCGAAGCCGATTAGGATGTTTAATCCCGCCGCCCAAGCGAAGAAATTCGACCCGGAAGCGGAATATATCCGCCGCTGGCTCCCCGAATTGGAGGGTGTGGATGAAGAGTATTTGGTGACGGGTAAAATCCCCGAGGCAATTTGTGCGGAATGTGGGTATCCCATGCCAATTGTGGACCACAATAAGCAGCAGCGCCGGTTTAAGGAGCTTTATCAGCGGCAAAAGGCGAAAGGCTTAGCTGACTCTGAGTTCACGCTCACTGATGATGAGTAA
- the purD gene encoding phosphoribosylamine--glycine ligase — protein sequence MKVLVVGNGGREHALAWKLLNSPQVEQVFCAPGNAGTAAMAGCQNLPLAVDDFAGIRDFALANGIELVVVGPELPLSLGIVDYLRANQIMVFGPNQAGAQLEASKSWAKALMVEAGIPTAASATFTREEAAQAKAYVQQQGAPVVVKADGLAAGKGVCVARTVAEAEEAIESSFSGQFGAAGNIVVIEEFLTGQEASILALTDGEVIAPLLPAQDHKAIGEGDTGPNTGGMGAYAPTPVITPELMTQVQTEILEPTLATLRRRGIDYTGVIYAGLMISPTGEIKVLEFNCRFGDPETQAILPLLETPLDELMVACCSKSLAQLLPIRFLPEAAACVVMAAGGYPGDYEKGKIITGLEAANATGAQVFHAGTQLQGENIVTSGGRVLGVTATGATFAEALRRAYAAVDCIHFDGAYYRRDIGYRVTT from the coding sequence GTGAAAGTTTTAGTTGTGGGTAATGGGGGCAGGGAGCATGCCCTAGCTTGGAAATTACTAAATTCTCCTCAAGTGGAGCAGGTTTTCTGCGCTCCCGGCAATGCGGGGACGGCGGCAATGGCAGGCTGCCAAAACCTGCCTTTGGCAGTGGATGACTTCGCGGGTATTAGGGATTTTGCCCTGGCAAATGGCATCGAGCTGGTGGTAGTGGGACCGGAATTGCCCCTATCTCTGGGCATCGTTGACTACTTGCGGGCGAACCAGATTATGGTGTTTGGACCGAACCAAGCTGGGGCACAGTTGGAAGCGAGTAAGTCTTGGGCTAAGGCTTTGATGGTGGAAGCTGGTATCCCCACGGCAGCATCGGCAACTTTTACCAGGGAGGAAGCGGCACAGGCAAAGGCTTATGTGCAGCAGCAGGGAGCGCCGGTGGTGGTGAAGGCGGATGGACTGGCGGCGGGTAAAGGGGTTTGTGTGGCGCGGACGGTGGCGGAGGCAGAAGAGGCGATCGAATCCTCTTTCTCCGGTCAGTTTGGCGCCGCAGGCAATATCGTGGTGATAGAAGAATTCCTCACGGGCCAAGAAGCCTCCATCCTCGCCCTCACCGATGGGGAAGTGATTGCCCCCCTGCTCCCGGCTCAAGACCATAAGGCGATCGGCGAAGGCGATACGGGTCCTAATACCGGCGGTATGGGTGCCTACGCCCCCACCCCCGTCATCACCCCGGAACTGATGACCCAGGTGCAAACCGAAATCTTAGAACCCACCCTCGCCACCCTGCGCCGTCGGGGTATTGATTACACCGGCGTCATCTACGCAGGCTTAATGATTTCCCCCACCGGCGAAATCAAAGTTTTAGAATTTAACTGCCGCTTTGGCGACCCGGAAACCCAAGCCATCCTCCCCCTCCTGGAAACCCCCCTGGACGAATTGATGGTAGCTTGCTGCTCCAAATCCCTCGCCCAACTCTTGCCCATCCGTTTTCTCCCGGAGGCGGCTGCTTGTGTGGTGATGGCCGCTGGCGGTTATCCCGGGGACTATGAAAAAGGTAAAATCATTACTGGACTAGAGGCTGCTAACGCCACTGGTGCCCAAGTATTTCACGCAGGCACCCAACTGCAAGGAGAAAATATCGTCACTTCTGGGGGGCGGGTGTTGGGTGTCACCGCCACCGGGGCAACATTCGCCGAAGCTCTCCGCCGCGCTTACGCTGCGGTTGATTGCATTCACTTCGATGGTGCTTACTATCGCCGGGATATTGGTTATCGAGTCACAACCTAG